In Pseudomonas saudiphocaensis, one DNA window encodes the following:
- the mlaD gene encoding outer membrane lipid asymmetry maintenance protein MlaD yields MRIRTLEIGVGLFLLAGVLALLLLSLRVSGLSVSNGDTYRLYAYFDNIAGLTVRSKVTMAGVTIGKVTAIDLDRESYTGRVTMEIQQDVDILPYDSTASILTAGLLGEKYIGISVGGEEETLGDGDTIRDTQSSLVLEDLIGKFLLNSVNKE; encoded by the coding sequence ATGCGTATCCGCACCCTGGAAATTGGTGTTGGCCTGTTCCTGCTTGCGGGCGTGCTGGCCTTGCTGCTGCTGTCGTTGAGAGTCAGCGGGTTGAGCGTGAGCAATGGCGACACCTACAGGCTGTACGCCTATTTCGACAATATCGCCGGCCTCACGGTCAGATCCAAGGTGACCATGGCGGGCGTGACGATTGGCAAGGTGACGGCCATCGACCTGGACCGGGAAAGCTACACCGGTCGCGTCACCATGGAGATCCAGCAGGATGTCGATATCCTGCCTTACGATTCCACCGCCTCTATCCTCACCGCCGGCCTGCTGGGTGAGAAGTACATCGGCATCAGCGTGGGTGGCGAGGAGGAAACCCTCGGTGACGGCGACACCATTCGCGACACGCAGTCTTCCCTGGTGCTGGAAGATTTGATCGGCAAGTTTTTGCTCAATTCGGTAAATAAAGAGTAA
- a CDS encoding KdsC family phosphatase has product MNDLLHRARDIRLAIFDVDGVLTDGKLYFLVDGSEFKTFNTLDGHGIKMLINSGVRTAIISGRKTPVVERRAQNLGIQHLYQGREDKLVVLDELLAELGLDYSEVAYLGDDLPDLPVIRRVGLGMAVASADAFVRQHAHGVTSARGGEGAAREFCELIMRAQGTLAAAQSAYL; this is encoded by the coding sequence ATGAATGATCTTCTGCACCGCGCCCGGGACATTCGCCTGGCCATATTCGACGTGGACGGAGTGCTGACCGACGGCAAGCTGTATTTCCTGGTCGACGGCAGCGAATTCAAGACCTTCAACACCCTGGACGGCCACGGCATCAAGATGCTGATCAACTCCGGCGTGCGCACCGCGATCATCAGCGGCCGCAAGACCCCTGTGGTCGAACGCCGGGCGCAGAACCTGGGCATCCAGCACCTTTATCAGGGCCGTGAAGACAAGCTGGTGGTGCTCGATGAACTGCTCGCCGAGCTGGGCCTCGACTACTCTGAGGTAGCCTACCTCGGCGACGATCTTCCAGACCTGCCGGTGATTCGCCGGGTCGGCCTGGGCATGGCCGTGGCCAGCGCCGACGCCTTCGTACGCCAGCATGCTCACGGCGTCACCAGCGCTCGCGGCGGCGAGGGTGCAGCACGCGAGTTCTGCGAACTGATCATGCGCGCCCAGGGCACCCTTGCAGCCGCCCAATCGGCCTATCTCTAG
- a CDS encoding KpsF/GutQ family sugar-phosphate isomerase — protein MNMSQSSQLIETARRTIGMEIEAVEQLKARIDEQFVQACELILQCQGRVVVVGMGKSGHIGRKIAATLASTGTPAFFVHPAEASHGDMGMITQDDVVLALSNSGTTNEIVTLLPLIKRLGITLISMTGNPQSLLARAAAVNLDASVSTEACPLNLAPTSSTTASLVLGDALAISLLEARGFTAEDFAFSHPGGALGRRLLLKVDNVMHSGDRLPQVKSGTSLRDALLEMTRKGLGMTVVLADDGSLAGIFTDGDLRRTLDKGIDVRQASIDEVMTKGGKTASAEMLAAEALKIMEDNKINSLVVVDANRRPVGALNMHDLLRAGVM, from the coding sequence GTGAACATGAGCCAAAGCAGCCAGCTTATCGAAACCGCCCGACGCACCATCGGCATGGAAATCGAAGCGGTCGAGCAACTCAAGGCTCGCATCGACGAGCAATTCGTCCAGGCTTGCGAACTCATCCTTCAATGCCAGGGCCGCGTGGTTGTGGTGGGCATGGGCAAGTCCGGCCATATCGGCCGCAAGATTGCCGCTACGCTGGCCAGCACCGGCACGCCGGCGTTCTTCGTGCACCCTGCCGAAGCCAGCCACGGCGACATGGGCATGATCACCCAGGATGACGTCGTGCTCGCCCTCTCCAACTCTGGCACCACCAACGAGATCGTCACGCTGCTGCCGCTGATCAAGCGCCTGGGTATCACCCTGATCAGCATGACCGGCAATCCCCAGTCGCTGCTTGCACGCGCCGCCGCGGTCAACCTTGACGCCAGTGTCAGCACCGAGGCCTGCCCGCTGAACCTTGCCCCGACCTCCTCCACCACGGCCAGTCTGGTGCTGGGTGATGCGCTGGCCATCTCTCTGCTCGAAGCGCGAGGCTTCACTGCCGAGGATTTTGCCTTTTCCCATCCCGGCGGGGCGCTGGGCCGACGCCTGCTGCTCAAGGTCGACAACGTGATGCATTCCGGCGACCGCCTGCCACAAGTCAAGAGCGGCACCTCCCTGCGTGATGCGCTGCTGGAAATGACCCGCAAGGGGCTGGGCATGACCGTGGTTCTCGCCGACGACGGCAGCCTCGCCGGGATCTTCACCGACGGCGACCTGCGTCGCACCCTGGACAAGGGCATCGATGTGCGCCAGGCCAGCATTGATGAGGTGATGACCAAGGGCGGCAAAACCGCCAGTGCCGAAATGCTCGCCGCCGAGGCTCTGAAGATCATGGAGGACAATAAGATCAACTCGCTGGTCGTGGTGGATGCCAACCGCCGACCGGTCGGCGCGCTCAACATGCACGATCTGCTGCGTGCGGGAGTAATGTAA
- a CDS encoding phospholipid-binding protein MlaC, with protein sequence MMKALRRGLLVLLALPMLALAAPSAHEVIQKTTDELLADLKANKEQYRQDPNAFYTSLNEILGPVVDAEGISRSIMTVKYSRTASAEQMNRFQENFKRSLMQFYGNALLEYNNQQIRVLPASGRQDPERTSVGMEVTGRQGEIYPVSYTMVNQGGEWLVRNVIINGINIGKLFRDQFADAMQRNGGDLDKTIDGWGEVVARARDTEAGQQAAGDD encoded by the coding sequence ATGATGAAAGCCCTGCGTCGCGGCCTGCTGGTGTTGTTGGCTTTGCCCATGCTGGCGCTGGCCGCACCGAGTGCCCATGAGGTCATTCAGAAAACCACTGATGAACTGCTGGCCGATCTCAAGGCTAACAAGGAGCAGTATCGCCAGGACCCGAATGCCTTCTACACATCGCTGAACGAGATTCTCGGCCCCGTGGTGGATGCCGAGGGCATTTCCCGTAGCATCATGACGGTGAAGTATTCGCGCACTGCCAGTGCCGAGCAGATGAACCGCTTCCAGGAAAACTTCAAGCGCAGCCTTATGCAGTTCTATGGCAACGCCTTGCTTGAATACAACAATCAGCAGATCCGTGTGCTGCCGGCCAGCGGCAGGCAGGACCCCGAGCGCACCAGCGTCGGCATGGAGGTGACCGGTCGCCAGGGCGAGATCTATCCGGTGTCCTACACCATGGTCAATCAGGGTGGGGAGTGGCTGGTGCGCAACGTGATCATCAACGGCATCAACATCGGCAAGTTGTTCCGCGATCAGTTCGCCGATGCCATGCAGCGTAATGGCGGCGACCTGGACAAGACCATCGATGGCTGGGGTGAAGTGGTCGCACGGGCCAGGGACACCGAGGCCGGGCAGCAGGCTGCCGGCGATGACTGA
- the hisC gene encoding histidinol-phosphate transaminase, producing MSKFWSPFVKTLVPYVPGEQPKLSKLVKLNTNENPYGPSPKALAAMQAEIGDTLRLYPDPNGERLKQAVAEYYGVQPAQVFVGNGSDEVLAHAFHGLFQHGKPLLFPDVTYSFYPVYCGLYGIDYEAIALDDEFQIDVADYSRPNGGIIFPNPNAPTGRVLALAAIERLLQANPDSVVLVDEAYIDFGGETAIALVDRYPNLLVTQTLSKSRSLAGLRVGLAVGHPDLIEALERIKNSFNSYPLDRIAIAGAAAAFEDREYFEQTCRQVIASRDSVTEALTALGFAVLPSAANFIFACHPAHDAAALAAALREDGVIVRHFKLPRIDQYLRITIGTTEHNQALLDSLAKILG from the coding sequence GTGAGCAAATTCTGGAGCCCCTTCGTCAAGACCCTTGTGCCCTACGTGCCAGGTGAGCAGCCGAAGCTGAGCAAGCTGGTCAAGCTCAATACCAATGAGAACCCCTACGGCCCGTCGCCCAAGGCGCTTGCCGCAATGCAGGCAGAGATCGGTGACACCTTGCGCCTGTATCCGGACCCCAACGGCGAGCGCCTCAAGCAGGCGGTAGCCGAGTATTACGGCGTGCAGCCCGCTCAGGTGTTCGTTGGTAACGGTTCCGACGAAGTGCTGGCGCACGCCTTCCATGGTCTGTTCCAGCACGGCAAGCCGCTGCTGTTCCCCGATGTCACCTATAGCTTCTACCCGGTCTACTGCGGGCTTTACGGCATCGACTACGAAGCCATCGCGCTGGATGACGAGTTCCAGATCGATGTGGCCGATTACAGCCGGCCCAACGGTGGCATCATTTTCCCCAATCCCAATGCGCCTACGGGGCGGGTGCTTGCGCTGGCGGCCATCGAGCGGCTGTTGCAGGCCAATCCCGATTCCGTAGTGCTGGTGGACGAGGCCTATATCGATTTCGGCGGCGAGACGGCTATTGCCCTGGTCGACCGCTATCCGAACCTGCTGGTGACCCAGACGCTATCCAAGTCGCGCTCATTGGCTGGTTTGCGCGTCGGGTTGGCGGTCGGTCATCCGGACCTGATCGAGGCGCTGGAGCGGATCAAGAACAGCTTCAACTCCTACCCTCTGGACCGCATCGCCATTGCTGGCGCCGCTGCGGCATTCGAGGACCGTGAGTACTTCGAGCAGACCTGCCGCCAGGTCATCGCCAGCCGCGACAGCGTTACCGAGGCGTTGACCGCGCTGGGCTTCGCCGTGCTGCCCTCGGCGGCCAACTTCATCTTCGCCTGCCACCCTGCACACGACGCTGCTGCGCTGGCTGCGGCACTCCGTGAAGACGGTGTGATCGTTCGCCACTTCAAGCTGCCGCGTATCGATCAATACCTGCGCATCACCATCGGTACCACGGAGCATAACCAGGCGCTGCTGGATTCGCTCGCAAAGATCCTGGGGTAG
- a CDS encoding ABC transporter ATP-binding protein: MSVASAYAVELKNLTFKRGERSIFNNVDIAIPRGKVTAIMGPSGCGKTTLLRLIAAQLRPEKGEVWVNGVNLPSLGRRALFDMRKQFGVLFQSGALFTDLDVFENVAFPLRVHTKLPDEMIRDIVLMKLQAVGLRGAVELMPDELSGGMKRRVALARAIALDPQILLYDEPFAGQDPIAMGVLVKLIRLLNDALGITSIVVSHDLAETSSIADYIYVVGDGQVLGQGTPAELRDSTNPRVQQFMRGAADGPVPFHFPAPAYAEDLLRGPNA; encoded by the coding sequence ATGAGCGTTGCCAGCGCCTACGCTGTCGAGCTGAAGAATCTGACCTTCAAGCGCGGCGAGCGGAGCATTTTCAATAATGTCGATATCGCCATTCCGCGCGGCAAGGTGACGGCCATCATGGGTCCGTCCGGCTGTGGCAAGACGACTCTGCTGCGCCTGATCGCCGCCCAGTTGCGCCCGGAAAAGGGTGAGGTGTGGGTTAATGGCGTCAACCTGCCGAGTCTGGGGCGTCGCGCGCTGTTCGACATGCGCAAGCAGTTCGGTGTGCTGTTCCAGAGCGGCGCGCTGTTTACCGACCTCGATGTGTTCGAGAACGTCGCCTTTCCTCTGCGGGTGCATACCAAGCTGCCCGACGAAATGATCCGCGACATCGTCCTGATGAAATTGCAGGCGGTGGGGCTGCGCGGCGCCGTCGAGCTGATGCCCGACGAGCTGTCCGGCGGTATGAAACGGCGCGTGGCGCTGGCGCGGGCCATCGCGCTGGACCCGCAGATTCTGCTTTACGATGAACCCTTCGCTGGCCAGGATCCCATTGCCATGGGCGTGCTGGTCAAGCTGATCCGTCTGCTCAACGATGCCCTGGGTATCACCAGTATCGTGGTGTCTCATGATCTGGCCGAGACCTCCAGCATCGCTGACTACATTTATGTGGTCGGTGATGGTCAGGTGCTGGGCCAGGGTACGCCCGCCGAGTTGCGCGATTCGACCAATCCCCGCGTGCAGCAGTTTATGCGTGGCGCGGCGGACGGCCCGGTGCCTTTCCATTTCCCCGCGCCGGCCTATGCCGAGGATCTGTTGCGAGGCCCCAATGCGTAA
- a CDS encoding lipid asymmetry maintenance protein MlaB, with protein sequence MTEGRVERGADGVLRLVGVLDYQSGPALRRQGQALIRADKSGPLQIDCSAVEKSSSVGLSLLLAFIRDAMALGREVAITGLPDDMREIAAVSGLLEVLLPADTGAGKDAQGAF encoded by the coding sequence ATGACTGAGGGCCGCGTTGAGCGCGGTGCCGATGGTGTTCTGCGACTCGTCGGCGTGCTCGATTATCAGTCCGGGCCGGCCTTGCGTCGGCAGGGGCAGGCACTGATTCGCGCTGATAAGAGCGGACCTTTGCAGATCGATTGCTCGGCGGTGGAAAAATCCAGCAGCGTCGGGCTCTCCCTGCTGCTGGCCTTTATCCGGGATGCCATGGCGCTGGGGCGCGAGGTGGCGATCACCGGCCTGCCTGATGACATGCGCGAAATCGCCGCAGTATCCGGGTTGCTGGAGGTTCTGCTGCCGGCGGATACTGGCGCCGGGAAAGACGCACAGGGAGCGTTTTGA
- the murA gene encoding UDP-N-acetylglucosamine 1-carboxyvinyltransferase — MDKLIITGGTRLDGEIRISGAKNSALPILAATLLADTPVTVCNLPHLHDITTMIELFGRMGVQPIIDEKLSVEVDASRIQTLVAPYELVKTMRASILVLGPMVARFGEAEVALPGGCAIGSRPVDLHIRGLEAMGAQIDVEGGYIKAKAPAGGLRGAHFFFDIVSVTGTENIMMAAALANGRSVLENAAREPEVVDLANFLNAMGAKVSGAGTDTITIDGVKRLGGGRYSVMPDRIETGTYLVAAAATGGRVKLKDTDATLLEAVLHKLEEAGAHIDTGKDWISLDMKGNRPRAVNLRTAPYPAFPTDMQAQFIALNAVAEGTGTVIETVFENRFMHVYEMNRMGAQILVEGNTAIVTGVPRLKGAPVMATDLRASASLVIAGLVAEGDTLIDRIYHIDRGYECIEEKLQLLGAKIRRVAG; from the coding sequence ATGGACAAACTGATCATCACCGGCGGTACCCGTCTCGACGGCGAAATCCGCATTTCCGGCGCGAAGAACTCGGCGCTGCCGATCCTCGCCGCAACCTTGCTGGCTGACACCCCCGTCACCGTCTGCAACCTGCCGCACCTGCACGACATCACCACCATGATCGAGTTGTTTGGCCGCATGGGTGTGCAGCCGATCATCGATGAGAAGCTCAGCGTCGAAGTTGACGCCAGCCGTATTCAGACGCTGGTCGCGCCCTATGAGCTGGTCAAGACCATGCGCGCCTCGATCCTCGTGCTCGGCCCCATGGTCGCGCGCTTCGGTGAGGCCGAAGTGGCCTTGCCAGGTGGCTGTGCCATTGGTTCGCGTCCGGTGGACCTGCACATCCGCGGGTTGGAAGCCATGGGCGCACAAATCGATGTGGAAGGCGGTTACATCAAAGCCAAGGCGCCCGCCGGCGGCCTGCGTGGCGCGCATTTCTTCTTCGATATCGTCAGCGTTACCGGTACCGAGAACATCATGATGGCCGCGGCGCTGGCCAATGGCCGCAGTGTGCTGGAGAACGCCGCGCGCGAGCCGGAAGTGGTCGATCTGGCCAACTTCCTCAACGCCATGGGCGCAAAAGTTTCCGGCGCCGGCACCGACACCATTACCATTGATGGCGTCAAGCGCCTGGGCGGTGGTCGTTACAGCGTAATGCCCGACCGTATCGAGACCGGTACCTACCTGGTCGCTGCTGCCGCCACCGGTGGCCGCGTGAAGCTCAAAGATACCGACGCCACCCTGCTTGAAGCCGTATTGCACAAGCTGGAAGAGGCCGGCGCTCACATCGATACCGGCAAGGACTGGATCTCGCTGGACATGAAGGGCAACCGCCCGCGCGCGGTCAATCTTCGCACCGCACCGTATCCGGCGTTTCCCACTGACATGCAGGCACAATTCATCGCCTTGAACGCGGTTGCCGAGGGCACCGGCACGGTGATCGAGACGGTGTTCGAGAACCGTTTCATGCACGTCTACGAAATGAACCGCATGGGTGCGCAGATTCTGGTCGAGGGCAATACCGCCATCGTCACCGGCGTACCGCGGCTCAAGGGTGCACCGGTCATGGCCACCGACCTGCGCGCCTCGGCGAGCCTGGTCATTGCCGGCCTGGTGGCAGAGGGCGATACGCTGATCGACCGCATCTACCACATCGACCGCGGCTACGAATGCATCGAGGAAAAACTGCAGCTGCTGGGCGCGAAAATTCGCCGCGTAGCGGGCTGA
- the mlaE gene encoding lipid asymmetry maintenance ABC transporter permease subunit MlaE — MRKLSVTERVRRVGEAGLNVVGAQGRATLFLFHALFGRSGLDNRFALLVRQLYSVGVLSLAIVVVSGIFIGMVLALQGYSILSSYGSEQAVGQMVALTLLRELGPVVTALLFAGRAGSALAAEIGNMKSTEQLSSLEMIGVDPLKYIIAPRLWAGFISLPLLTVIFNVVGIWGGAMVAVDWLGVYEGSFWANMQNSVSFTSDVLNGVIKSLVFAFVVTWIAVFQGYDCEPTSEGISRATTRTVVYASLAVLGLDFILTALMFGDF; from the coding sequence ATGCGTAAGTTGTCTGTTACCGAACGCGTTCGCAGAGTCGGCGAGGCCGGCCTGAACGTTGTTGGCGCGCAGGGGCGCGCAACGCTATTTCTGTTCCACGCACTCTTTGGTCGCAGTGGGTTGGACAACCGCTTTGCCCTGCTGGTCAGGCAGCTTTACTCAGTGGGCGTGCTGTCGCTGGCGATTGTGGTGGTTTCGGGCATCTTTATCGGCATGGTGCTGGCGCTTCAGGGGTACAGCATTCTCAGCAGCTATGGTTCCGAGCAGGCGGTGGGGCAGATGGTTGCGCTGACGCTGCTGCGCGAGCTTGGGCCGGTGGTGACTGCGCTGCTGTTTGCCGGGCGTGCCGGCTCTGCACTGGCTGCTGAGATCGGCAACATGAAGTCCACCGAGCAACTCTCCAGCCTGGAAATGATCGGTGTCGATCCGCTGAAGTACATCATCGCGCCGCGTCTCTGGGCCGGCTTCATTTCGTTGCCGCTGCTGACCGTGATTTTCAACGTTGTTGGCATCTGGGGCGGCGCCATGGTGGCGGTAGACTGGCTGGGCGTCTATGAAGGTTCGTTCTGGGCCAATATGCAGAACAGCGTCAGCTTTACCTCGGATGTGCTCAATGGCGTGATCAAGAGCCTGGTGTTCGCCTTTGTCGTCACCTGGATCGCAGTGTTCCAGGGTTACGACTGCGAGCCGACCTCTGAAGGAATCAGCCGTGCCACCACACGAACCGTGGTCTACGCCTCACTGGCGGTGCTCGGCCTCGACTTTATTTTGACCGCCCTGATGTTTGGAGATTTCTGA
- the lptC gene encoding LPS export ABC transporter periplasmic protein LptC: MLSKIRLPAILLLIALLLAAAGYWNIRPESFMQQPRTTSTEESPIDFYVINPRTVQYQPDGRRNYELTAERMEHIKASDISLLTRPDLRSYRGTELPWHITSERGEVGPQGEEVELIDSVRIERTDAEGRPTIITTTRMTVLPEKDYAETRQPVRIVAANGVTTATGMKAYLNEGRMLLLSNVRGQHELR, translated from the coding sequence ATGCTGAGCAAGATCCGTCTTCCCGCCATCCTGCTACTGATCGCCCTGTTACTGGCTGCAGCTGGCTATTGGAACATCCGTCCAGAAAGCTTTATGCAGCAACCGCGCACGACCTCGACCGAAGAGTCGCCGATCGATTTCTACGTGATCAACCCGCGCACCGTGCAATATCAGCCGGACGGCAGACGCAACTACGAGCTTACCGCCGAAAGAATGGAGCACATCAAGGCCAGCGACATCAGCCTGCTGACCCGCCCCGACCTGCGCTCCTACCGCGGCACCGAGCTGCCTTGGCACATCACCAGCGAGCGCGGCGAAGTCGGCCCTCAAGGCGAAGAAGTCGAGCTGATTGACAGCGTGCGGATCGAGCGCACCGACGCCGAAGGCCGCCCGACCATCATCACCACTACGCGGATGACGGTTTTGCCCGAGAAGGATTATGCCGAGACCCGACAACCCGTTAGAATCGTCGCCGCGAACGGCGTGACAACTGCCACGGGCATGAAAGCGTACCTGAACGAAGGCAGGATGCTCCTGCTATCCAACGTAAGAGGCCAGCATGAGCTGCGTTAA
- the hisG gene encoding ATP phosphoribosyltransferase, which yields MLTIALSKGRILDDTLPLLAAAGIVPTENPEKSRKLIIPTTQDDVRLLIVRATDVPTYVEHGAADLGVAGKDVLMEYGGQGLYEPLDLNIAKCKLMTAGRVGAPEPKGRLRVATKFVNIAKRYYAEQGRQVDVIKLYGSMELAPLVGLADKIIDVVDTGNTLRANGLEPQELICHISSRLVVNKASMKMQHSRIQALIDALQSAVAQRA from the coding sequence ATGCTGACCATCGCCCTGTCCAAAGGCCGCATTCTCGATGACACCCTGCCGCTGTTGGCGGCTGCCGGTATCGTTCCCACCGAGAATCCGGAAAAGAGCCGCAAGCTGATCATCCCCACCACTCAGGACGACGTGCGTCTGCTGATCGTGCGCGCCACCGACGTGCCAACATACGTTGAGCATGGTGCTGCGGACCTGGGCGTGGCCGGCAAGGACGTCCTGATGGAGTATGGTGGGCAGGGCCTGTATGAGCCGCTGGACCTGAACATTGCCAAGTGCAAGTTGATGACAGCTGGTCGGGTCGGTGCTCCGGAGCCGAAAGGGCGCCTGCGCGTGGCGACCAAGTTCGTCAACATCGCCAAGCGCTACTACGCCGAACAGGGTCGCCAGGTCGACGTCATCAAACTGTATGGCTCGATGGAGTTGGCGCCGCTGGTAGGTCTGGCTGACAAGATCATCGACGTGGTGGATACCGGCAACACGCTGCGGGCCAATGGCCTGGAGCCGCAGGAGCTGATCTGCCATATCAGCTCGCGGCTGGTGGTCAACAAGGCCTCGATGAAGATGCAGCACAGCCGTATCCAGGCGTTGATCGATGCACTGCAGAGCGCCGTCGCTCAGCGCGCCTGA
- the hisD gene encoding histidinol dehydrogenase — protein sequence MTAATAIRRLNAADADFARHLDHLLSWESVSDDGVNQRVLEIIRAVRERGDAALVELTQRFDGLEVTSMAGLILPRERLELALERISPEQRRALEVAAERVRTYHERQKQDSWTYTEADGTVLGQKVTPLDRAGLYVPGGKASYPSSVLMNAIPAKVAGVPEVVMVVPTPRGEINELVLAAACIAGVDRVFTIGGAQAVAALAYGTESVPPVDKIVGPGNIYVATAKRHVFGKVGIDMIAGPSEILVVCDGQTDPDWIAMDLFSQAEHDEDAQSILVSPDAAFLDKVAESIQRLLPTLERADIARTSIEARGALIQVADMQQAIEVANRIAPEHLELSVEKPEQYLDQIRHAGAIFMGRYTAEALGDYCAGPNHVLPTSGTARFSSPLGVYDFQKRSSIIHCSAEGASELGKVASVLARGESLTAHARSAEYRIKP from the coding sequence ATGACCGCTGCCACCGCCATTCGCCGACTCAACGCTGCAGATGCCGATTTCGCCCGGCATCTGGATCATCTGCTGAGCTGGGAAAGTGTTTCCGACGATGGCGTCAACCAGCGTGTACTGGAGATTATCCGCGCCGTGCGCGAGCGTGGTGATGCGGCGCTGGTGGAACTGACCCAGCGTTTCGACGGCCTTGAGGTCACCTCCATGGCCGGTCTGATCCTTCCCCGTGAGCGTCTGGAACTGGCGCTTGAGCGCATCTCCCCCGAGCAGCGCCGGGCTTTGGAAGTAGCCGCCGAGCGCGTGCGTACCTATCACGAACGGCAGAAGCAGGACTCCTGGACCTACACCGAGGCCGACGGCACGGTGCTAGGGCAGAAAGTTACTCCGCTGGATCGCGCTGGCCTCTATGTGCCGGGTGGCAAGGCGTCCTATCCGTCCTCGGTATTGATGAACGCGATTCCGGCAAAGGTGGCCGGGGTACCCGAGGTGGTCATGGTGGTACCGACCCCGCGTGGCGAAATCAATGAGCTGGTACTGGCTGCCGCCTGTATCGCCGGCGTCGATCGGGTCTTCACCATCGGTGGTGCTCAGGCCGTCGCAGCGCTGGCCTACGGCACCGAAAGTGTACCGCCGGTGGACAAGATCGTCGGTCCCGGAAATATCTATGTAGCCACCGCCAAGCGTCACGTCTTCGGCAAGGTAGGCATCGACATGATTGCCGGGCCATCGGAAATCCTCGTGGTCTGCGACGGCCAGACCGATCCGGACTGGATCGCCATGGACCTGTTCTCCCAGGCCGAGCACGACGAGGATGCCCAGTCGATTCTGGTCAGCCCCGACGCAGCCTTCCTCGACAAGGTTGCTGAGAGCATCCAGCGCCTGCTGCCGACCCTGGAGCGCGCGGACATTGCCCGTACTTCCATCGAGGCCCGTGGTGCGCTGATTCAGGTGGCCGACATGCAGCAGGCCATCGAAGTGGCCAACCGCATTGCCCCGGAGCACCTGGAGCTGTCAGTGGAAAAGCCCGAGCAGTATCTGGATCAGATCCGCCATGCCGGTGCGATTTTCATGGGCCGCTACACTGCCGAGGCGCTGGGCGACTACTGCGCCGGGCCCAACCATGTGCTGCCGACCTCGGGTACTGCGCGCTTCTCCTCGCCGCTCGGGGTGTACGACTTCCAGAAACGTTCGTCGATCATTCACTGCTCGGCCGAGGGCGCTTCGGAACTGGGCAAGGTGGCCTCGGTGCTGGCGCGCGGAGAATCGTTGACCGCCCACGCGCGCAGCGCTGAATACCGCATCAAGCCCTGA
- a CDS encoding BolA family protein: MQAVEVKRFLEEKLPNAQVEVEGEGCNFQLNVISDELAGLSPVKRQQQIYAHLNPWIADGSIHAVTMKFFSRNDWLARG, encoded by the coding sequence ATGCAGGCTGTAGAAGTTAAGCGTTTCCTGGAAGAGAAACTTCCGAATGCACAAGTGGAAGTCGAAGGCGAAGGCTGCAACTTCCAGTTGAACGTGATCAGTGACGAGCTGGCCGGCCTGAGTCCGGTCAAGCGTCAACAACAGATTTATGCCCATCTCAATCCATGGATCGCCGATGGCAGCATTCATGCCGTGACCATGAAATTCTTCAGCCGCAACGACTGGCTCGCTCGCGGCTGA
- a CDS encoding phosphate-starvation-inducible protein PsiE, with the protein MLLRRAEAMRLKVHTAAESLGNLFVETFHYLSLFAIGAITAWAGLVAFLGMVEKGNVTVDDILLLFIYLELGAMVGIYFKTNHMPVRFLIYVAITALTRLLISDVSHHHRPDMGVVYISGAILLLAVAILVVRYASSRFPAVSAESRHRLPRDNEAETLE; encoded by the coding sequence ATGCTGTTACGTCGGGCAGAAGCAATGCGCCTCAAGGTCCATACAGCGGCCGAGTCGTTGGGCAATCTGTTTGTCGAAACCTTTCACTATCTTTCGCTTTTTGCCATTGGTGCGATCACGGCGTGGGCAGGGCTGGTGGCATTTCTCGGCATGGTCGAGAAGGGCAACGTTACGGTTGACGACATCCTGCTGCTGTTCATCTACCTTGAGCTGGGTGCGATGGTCGGGATTTACTTCAAGACCAACCACATGCCGGTGCGCTTCCTTATTTATGTAGCGATCACGGCGCTGACCCGTCTGTTGATATCCGATGTATCGCATCACCATCGCCCGGATATGGGTGTGGTCTATATTTCAGGTGCCATCCTGTTGCTGGCGGTGGCCATTCTGGTGGTTCGTTACGCGTCCTCGCGCTTCCCGGCGGTATCTGCCGAGAGCCGTCACCGACTGCCGCGGGACAATGAAGCCGAGACGCTTGAGTAA